The Flavobacterium marginilacus genome window below encodes:
- a CDS encoding UDP-glycosyltransferase — protein sequence MEEKNKILLLFPDGVGIRNYLYSKVFKETKNDLVLFHNFDPETITAIKQNTSISDSITIPVYNESVKEKFLRELICLSRLYYNAEIVSNKAILAYWNWNQKTFSKKIFYKLIQRIVPFYKNYSKILKLERKYQKIIRQNPFYDEVKNILKKVKPRVVFCSHQRSLKAATIFAAATDLGITTTTVIYSWDNLPKARMALVADNYLVWSEYMKKEMGLYYPEISPKSIHITGSPQFEFYQDKSNIIEKEVFYKKYDLDPNKKIICFSGDDTLTSPDDPSYLKDIAKEITKANLQDEYQILLRRCPVDFSGRFESVVNEYKDLIKEATPLWHINASKEWSAIYPSFDDVKLLVSTAFYSDVVVNVGSTMAFDFAMFSKPCVFINYDQENKKVKDWSVKTIYQFQHFRSMPNKNAVIWLNSKEEIIEKVIIQKNSSLEMNRWKEIVLEDYKTASLTIRKTLN from the coding sequence ATGGAAGAAAAAAATAAGATTTTATTGTTATTTCCAGATGGAGTTGGCATCAGAAATTATCTTTATTCAAAAGTGTTTAAAGAAACAAAAAATGATTTAGTTCTGTTTCATAATTTTGATCCGGAAACTATAACAGCCATTAAACAGAACACTTCAATTAGTGATTCAATTACCATTCCTGTATATAATGAGTCTGTTAAAGAGAAGTTTTTGAGAGAATTAATCTGTCTTTCCAGATTGTATTATAATGCTGAAATAGTTAGTAATAAAGCGATATTGGCATATTGGAATTGGAATCAAAAGACATTTTCAAAAAAAATATTTTATAAGTTAATTCAAAGAATAGTTCCTTTTTATAAAAATTATTCTAAGATTTTAAAATTAGAAAGAAAGTATCAAAAAATAATCCGCCAAAATCCTTTTTATGATGAGGTGAAAAATATTTTAAAGAAAGTGAAACCAAGGGTTGTTTTTTGTTCTCACCAACGATCCTTGAAAGCTGCAACGATTTTTGCTGCAGCTACCGATTTAGGAATTACAACCACAACTGTAATTTATTCCTGGGATAATCTGCCTAAGGCTAGAATGGCTCTTGTTGCAGATAATTATTTGGTTTGGTCTGAGTATATGAAAAAAGAAATGGGATTGTATTATCCTGAAATTTCGCCTAAAAGTATTCATATTACGGGGAGTCCTCAATTTGAGTTTTATCAAGATAAAAGCAATATAATTGAAAAGGAAGTTTTCTATAAGAAATATGATTTAGATCCAAATAAAAAAATCATCTGTTTTTCGGGTGACGATACCTTAACATCTCCAGATGATCCAAGCTATTTAAAAGATATTGCCAAAGAAATTACAAAAGCAAATCTGCAGGATGAATATCAAATTTTATTGAGAAGATGTCCAGTGGATTTTTCGGGAAGATTTGAATCTGTTGTAAATGAGTATAAAGATTTAATAAAAGAAGCCACTCCTTTATGGCACATTAATGCTTCAAAGGAATGGAGTGCTATTTATCCGTCCTTTGATGATGTAAAATTATTGGTAAGTACCGCTTTTTATTCTGATGTAGTTGTTAATGTAGGTTCAACAATGGCTTTTGATTTTGCTATGTTTAGTAAACCGTGTGTGTTTATTAATTATGACCAAGAAAATAAGAAGGTAAAAGATTGGTCCGTAAAGACTATTTATCAGTTCCAGCATTTTAGAAGTATGCCAAATAAGAATGCAGTTATCTGGCTGAATAGCAAAGAAGAAATTATTGAAAAGGTGATTATTCAAAAAAACAGTAGTTTGGAAATGAATCGATGGAAAGAAATCGTGCTGGAAGATTATAAAACGGCTTCACTTACTATACGTAAAACATTAAATTAA
- a CDS encoding glycosyltransferase has product MKLAIITHVIHKHDQHQYLGYAPYIHEMNMWIKTMDEVIVVAPLNYEVPTAIDYPYQHSKIKFLQVPSFSLISIRQLFRTILLLPKLIWVIFQAMCEADHIHLRCPGNIGLLGCLIQILFPSKKKTAKYAGNWDPESKQPWSYRLQQWILTNTFLTRNMQVLVYGEWKNQSKNIVPFYTATYSASDKKMFQEKSLTEFIHFIFVGTLVKGKNPLYAVQLVEELFKKGHLVHLDLYGEGIERERLERYILESNLEKVIELKGNQSKDIVKIGYQNSHFVILPSKSEGWPKAIAEGMFWGCVPIATPVSCVPFMLDFGNRGLQLQMDLKHDVQQLEVLLKDRSDFATKARKAYDWSTKYTVDIFETEIRKMLLL; this is encoded by the coding sequence ATGAAATTAGCTATAATTACTCATGTAATCCATAAGCATGATCAACATCAGTATTTAGGTTATGCTCCTTATATTCATGAAATGAATATGTGGATTAAAACTATGGATGAAGTGATTGTAGTTGCTCCATTGAATTATGAAGTACCCACAGCAATTGATTATCCTTATCAGCATTCTAAAATCAAGTTCCTTCAAGTTCCTTCTTTTTCTTTAATTTCAATTCGTCAGCTTTTTAGAACAATATTACTATTACCTAAACTAATTTGGGTCATTTTTCAAGCCATGTGTGAAGCAGATCATATTCATTTGCGTTGTCCTGGCAATATTGGTCTCTTAGGATGTCTGATACAAATTTTGTTCCCTAGTAAAAAAAAAACGGCGAAATATGCAGGAAATTGGGATCCAGAATCTAAACAACCGTGGAGTTATCGTTTGCAGCAATGGATTTTGACTAATACTTTTTTGACTAGAAATATGCAGGTATTGGTTTATGGAGAATGGAAAAATCAGTCTAAAAATATTGTCCCATTTTATACTGCAACGTATTCAGCATCAGATAAAAAAATGTTCCAAGAAAAGTCGCTGACTGAATTTATTCATTTTATTTTTGTTGGGACATTGGTAAAAGGAAAAAATCCACTATATGCAGTACAATTAGTAGAAGAATTATTTAAAAAAGGTCATTTGGTTCATTTAGATTTATACGGTGAAGGAATCGAGCGGGAGCGCCTAGAACGTTATATACTAGAATCTAATTTGGAGAAAGTGATTGAGTTAAAAGGGAATCAATCCAAGGATATTGTAAAGATAGGATATCAAAACAGCCATTTTGTTATTTTGCCTTCCAAAAGTGAAGGCTGGCCTAAGGCAATAGCGGAGGGAATGTTTTGGGGGTGTGTTCCAATCGCTACACCAGTATCCTGCGTGCCTTTTATGTTAGATTTTGGAAATAGGGGATTGCAATTGCAAATGGATTTGAAACATGATGTACAACAATTGGAAGTTTTATTAAAAGATAGATCAGACTTTGCAACCAAAGCACGGAAGGCTTATGATTGGTCAACGAAATATACTGTTGATATTTTTGAAACTGAAATAAGAAAGATGTTATTGCTATGA
- a CDS encoding exopolysaccharide biosynthesis polyprenyl glycosylphosphotransferase, whose product MNDSKKMHFEISERKLLLRFFDVVFVFFGLYCLSFVSDFDYFQYLVTNYSWIIVLAVYINGFGGIFEMYNLQVASNNFQVLRSTILTTTSTVLFYLLTPFFSPELPKNRLQLLFFYITFFIALYAWRMIYLHFLASNRFVQNAVLVCDKDQVKELVSGLESVDPHYKIIGYINLDSDSASDFEIQYVRHIEIKNLISFVAKNGISEIVVASQKTDGITTDLYHQLLKLLESGKSIREYTQVYESKTQRIPVQYISRDFYRFFPFSRSNQNKLYLMFIRFFEILLSLIGLSFGLVLIPIILIGNAFWNKGDLFYTQKRVGKDGVIFKIIKFRTMVKNAEKGGAVFAKVNDSRVTKFGKFLRKTRIDEFPQFINILKGDMAVIGPRPERPVFVNEIAQIMPFYETRHIIKPGLTGWAQINYPYGVNLEDSLIKLQYDLYYIKHRSVYLDLNIAFKTVSTVLFYRGQ is encoded by the coding sequence ATGAATGATTCAAAAAAGATGCATTTTGAAATATCTGAGCGTAAACTGCTTTTACGTTTTTTTGATGTAGTATTTGTATTTTTTGGATTATATTGTTTGAGTTTTGTTTCAGACTTTGATTATTTCCAATATTTAGTAACAAATTACTCTTGGATTATTGTTTTGGCCGTTTACATTAATGGATTTGGAGGTATTTTTGAAATGTACAACCTTCAGGTAGCAAGCAATAATTTTCAAGTACTGCGAAGTACAATTTTGACCACTACTTCTACGGTGTTGTTTTATTTATTAACACCGTTTTTCTCTCCTGAGTTGCCCAAAAACCGCTTGCAGTTACTCTTTTTTTATATTACTTTTTTTATAGCTTTATATGCATGGAGAATGATTTATCTTCATTTTTTAGCATCTAACAGGTTTGTCCAAAATGCAGTTTTGGTATGTGATAAGGATCAGGTGAAAGAACTTGTTTCAGGATTAGAAAGCGTCGACCCTCATTATAAAATTATCGGATATATTAATCTTGACAGTGATTCAGCTTCCGATTTTGAAATTCAATATGTGAGACATATTGAAATAAAGAACTTAATTTCATTTGTAGCTAAAAATGGTATTTCTGAAATAGTGGTGGCTTCTCAAAAAACAGATGGAATCACTACTGATTTATATCATCAGCTGCTTAAACTGCTGGAATCTGGTAAGAGTATTCGAGAATATACACAAGTATATGAAAGTAAAACGCAGCGTATTCCGGTTCAGTATATTTCTAGGGATTTTTATCGGTTTTTTCCATTTAGCCGCAGTAATCAAAACAAATTATATTTGATGTTTATACGGTTTTTTGAAATTCTTTTGTCATTAATCGGATTGAGTTTTGGACTTGTTTTAATTCCAATAATTCTTATTGGTAATGCTTTCTGGAACAAAGGGGACTTGTTTTACACTCAAAAACGAGTAGGTAAAGATGGTGTTATTTTCAAAATAATTAAATTTAGGACGATGGTCAAGAATGCCGAAAAAGGGGGGGCTGTTTTTGCTAAAGTTAATGATTCCAGAGTAACTAAATTTGGAAAGTTTTTAAGGAAAACCCGAATAGACGAGTTTCCGCAGTTTATCAATATTTTAAAAGGAGATATGGCTGTGATTGGACCAAGACCAGAAAGACCAGTATTTGTTAATGAAATTGCTCAAATTATGCCATTCTATGAAACACGTCATATTATTAAGCCAGGACTTACAGGCTGGGCACAGATTAATTATCCCTATGGTGTAAACTTAGAGGATAGTCTAATAAAACTGCAGTATGACTTATATTACATCAAACACAGAAGTGTTTATCTGGATTTGAATATTGCTTTTAAAACCGTTTCAACAGTTTTGTTCTATAGGGGGCAGTAA
- a CDS encoding glycosyltransferase family 4 protein → MHICFLINEYPKEGFPHGGIGSFTKTLAVELVKNGITVSIVGINYTKNDEVDIADGVTIYRLKKSNIKGLSWYFNSRVINKKIKEIHRDNPIDIVEASELGLAFISKIKNIKYIIRLHGGHHFFAESEKRKINKWKGFQEKRSFKKSDVFVAVSQYVKSHTEKYLSYNGKRVCYINNLINTEFFKPAEKTLSDLKIVFAGTVCEKKGIRQLIQAFPIVKKQYPNVTLEIYGRDWFFPDKSSYIQMLKEKELPQLGENVKDIRFHGTVAYNEIPLAYAEASVCVFPSHMETQGLVAPEAMAMEKAVVFTRLGPGPEAIKNYETGLLCDPYNPDDIAEKILWVFSNKEKAEQMGKTAREFVIKKYGLNNIVSKNIDFYRYEVIKKLD, encoded by the coding sequence ATGCATATCTGTTTTTTAATAAACGAATATCCAAAAGAAGGATTCCCTCATGGTGGAATAGGTAGTTTTACAAAAACATTAGCCGTAGAATTGGTTAAAAATGGTATTACAGTTTCAATAGTTGGGATAAATTATACAAAGAATGATGAGGTGGATATAGCAGACGGCGTTACCATTTATAGATTGAAAAAAAGCAATATAAAAGGTCTTTCTTGGTATTTTAATTCCAGAGTAATCAATAAAAAAATCAAAGAAATTCATAGAGACAATCCCATAGATATTGTTGAAGCATCGGAACTTGGTCTAGCTTTTATTTCAAAAATAAAAAATATTAAATACATTATCAGACTTCATGGAGGCCATCATTTTTTTGCCGAAAGCGAAAAGAGAAAAATTAATAAATGGAAAGGATTTCAAGAAAAAAGATCTTTTAAAAAAAGTGACGTTTTTGTCGCTGTTTCTCAGTATGTAAAAAGTCATACTGAAAAATATTTGAGTTACAATGGAAAACGTGTCTGTTATATTAATAATCTAATTAATACTGAATTTTTTAAACCAGCTGAAAAAACACTATCTGATCTGAAAATTGTTTTTGCTGGTACGGTTTGTGAAAAAAAAGGAATACGCCAATTAATACAGGCTTTTCCAATTGTAAAAAAACAATATCCGAATGTAACTTTGGAAATTTATGGAAGAGACTGGTTTTTTCCAGATAAGAGTTCTTATATTCAAATGCTAAAAGAGAAAGAATTACCTCAATTAGGAGAAAATGTAAAAGATATTCGTTTTCATGGCACTGTTGCTTATAATGAGATTCCGCTGGCTTATGCAGAAGCTTCGGTATGCGTATTTCCGTCTCATATGGAAACTCAGGGTTTAGTAGCTCCAGAAGCAATGGCTATGGAAAAAGCAGTTGTTTTTACAAGATTAGGGCCTGGTCCTGAGGCTATAAAAAATTATGAAACCGGTTTGTTATGCGATCCTTATAATCCAGATGATATTGCTGAAAAGATTTTGTGGGTTTTTTCTAATAAAGAAAAGGCAGAACAAATGGGTAAAACAGCTAGAGAGTTTGTGATTAAAAAATATGGATTGAATAATATTGTCAGTAAGAATATTGATTTCTATCGATATGAAGTCATCAAAAAACTTGATTAA
- a CDS encoding glycosyltransferase family 4 protein, with translation MRIIQLIDSLDAGGAERMAVSYANALADIIEFSGLVTTRKEGALLHQIHPKVSYLFLKKSKKIDIESLLRLRSFVLKNKITHIHAHSTSFFLAFLLKSILPSVKLIWHYHYGNNQTLSKNRVLIFRIVMPFFSGVIAVNQNLKYWIENNLKSKTVIYLPNFPIKDNTVVKNTIIKGIKGKQIVSLANLREDKNHFLLLEVAQKLKESHSEWTFHLIGKDFDDNYSKQIKSLILDFNLSKNVFLYGSKQDVENILNQASIAILTSQSEGLPVALLEYGLYKKAVVVTSVGEIPSIVKARQNGFIVDADRPDLFYKYLVALIENDNMRKDFGETLFNTIQANYTAESVMKKYINWLQAH, from the coding sequence ATGAGAATTATTCAATTAATTGATTCATTAGATGCTGGAGGTGCAGAACGTATGGCAGTCAGTTATGCTAATGCCTTGGCTGATATAATTGAATTTTCAGGACTAGTTACAACTCGAAAGGAAGGAGCATTGTTACATCAGATTCATCCAAAAGTGTCGTATTTATTTTTAAAAAAAAGTAAAAAAATTGACATTGAAAGTCTTTTAAGATTACGATCCTTTGTACTGAAAAATAAGATAACCCATATTCATGCGCATAGTACTTCTTTTTTCTTAGCTTTTTTATTAAAATCAATTTTACCCTCTGTAAAGTTGATTTGGCATTATCATTATGGAAATAATCAAACGTTATCTAAAAATAGAGTTCTGATTTTTAGGATTGTGATGCCTTTTTTTAGCGGAGTAATTGCCGTTAATCAAAATCTTAAATACTGGATTGAAAATAATTTAAAATCTAAAACAGTTATCTATTTGCCTAATTTTCCAATAAAGGATAATACTGTTGTTAAGAATACTATTATAAAGGGGATTAAAGGTAAACAGATAGTATCTTTGGCAAATCTTCGAGAAGATAAAAATCATTTTTTGCTGTTGGAAGTGGCTCAGAAACTGAAAGAATCTCATTCGGAATGGACATTTCATTTGATTGGAAAAGATTTTGATGATAATTATTCTAAACAAATAAAAAGCCTGATTTTAGATTTTAATCTGAGTAAGAATGTCTTTTTGTATGGTTCCAAACAAGATGTAGAAAACATACTCAATCAAGCATCTATTGCAATTTTGACCTCACAATCTGAAGGATTGCCAGTAGCTCTTTTAGAATATGGCCTATATAAAAAAGCAGTCGTTGTTACGAGTGTAGGCGAAATTCCTTCAATTGTAAAAGCGAGACAAAATGGGTTTATAGTTGATGCAGATAGACCAGATTTGTTTTATAAATATTTGGTAGCTTTAATAGAGAATGATAATATGCGAAAAGACTTTGGTGAAACTCTTTTTAATACAATACAAGCCAATTATACCGCTGAAAGCGTTATGAAAAAATATATAAATTGGCTACAAGCCCATTAA
- a CDS encoding MBOAT family O-acyltransferase — MFFNSLAFAVFLPIVFILYWFVFNKTKSNQNALLIAASYYFYSCWDWRFLFLLVFSTFLDYYTGIRIEKSQTEKSRNFWFWLSILVNLGFLGIFKYYNFFAASFSGLLNSAGVKAGPILLDVILPVGISFYTFHGLSYVIDIYYKRIKAEYNFVDYSLFVSYFPLLVAGPIERATHLLPEIKVKREFDLEKAKEGVCQIIWGLVKKVVIADTCATYANAIFDNYASMNSMSLILGVVYFAFQIYGDFSGYSDMALGMSKLFGLDLLRNFNYPYFSRDIAEFWRRWHISLSSWFRDYLYIPLGGSKGGIWMKIRNTFIIFVVSGFWHGANWTYVFWGFINAVYFLPLLLSNSNRNNMDTVQLKFNFDSVKVIISILYTFLLTCIAWVFFRAKTITDAILYLKRIIADRNFNSQYLVNERYNYELLIMVVFFILVEWNNRSKTEPLSGKRSMLKIALAIMTIIAFGTYSDYKEFIYFQF, encoded by the coding sequence ATGTTTTTCAATTCTCTGGCTTTTGCTGTTTTTTTACCAATCGTTTTTATTTTGTATTGGTTTGTTTTCAATAAAACCAAAAGCAACCAAAATGCTTTATTAATTGCTGCCAGTTATTATTTTTATTCTTGCTGGGATTGGCGTTTTTTGTTTTTACTGGTTTTTTCTACTTTTCTGGATTATTACACGGGTATTCGAATTGAGAAAAGCCAGACAGAAAAAAGCCGAAATTTTTGGTTTTGGCTTAGTATTTTAGTGAATTTAGGATTTTTAGGGATTTTTAAATACTATAATTTTTTTGCAGCTTCTTTTTCAGGTTTATTAAATTCAGCTGGAGTAAAAGCGGGTCCAATATTATTAGATGTAATTCTTCCTGTTGGAATTTCATTTTATACTTTTCATGGGCTATCATATGTAATTGATATCTATTATAAGCGTATCAAAGCCGAATATAATTTTGTTGATTATTCTTTGTTTGTCAGTTATTTTCCGCTCTTGGTTGCAGGACCTATAGAAAGAGCGACACATTTATTGCCAGAAATAAAAGTTAAACGGGAATTTGATTTAGAGAAAGCAAAAGAGGGTGTTTGTCAGATAATCTGGGGATTGGTTAAAAAAGTGGTTATTGCCGATACCTGTGCAACGTATGCCAATGCTATTTTTGACAACTATGCTTCCATGAATTCCATGTCACTTATTTTAGGAGTCGTTTATTTTGCTTTTCAAATTTATGGAGACTTTTCAGGGTATTCGGATATGGCATTGGGAATGTCAAAATTGTTCGGATTGGATTTATTGCGCAATTTTAATTATCCATATTTTTCGCGTGATATTGCTGAGTTTTGGCGTCGTTGGCATATTTCGCTTTCGTCTTGGTTTCGGGATTATTTGTACATTCCTTTAGGCGGAAGCAAAGGTGGTATTTGGATGAAAATTAGAAACACCTTTATCATTTTTGTAGTCAGCGGATTTTGGCATGGAGCCAATTGGACTTATGTTTTTTGGGGATTTATAAATGCTGTCTATTTCCTGCCTTTACTTTTGTCTAACAGTAACCGAAATAATATGGATACTGTACAGCTGAAATTTAATTTTGATTCTGTAAAAGTAATTATAAGCATTCTGTATACTTTCTTGCTGACTTGTATAGCCTGGGTGTTTTTTAGGGCCAAAACTATAACTGATGCAATATTGTATTTAAAACGTATTATTGCAGATAGAAATTTTAATTCTCAATATTTAGTAAATGAACGTTACAATTATGAATTGCTCATAATGGTTGTTTTTTTTATTTTGGTTGAATGGAATAATCGCAGTAAAACAGAGCCTTTGTCAGGAAAAAGAAGTATGCTGAAAATAGCTTTGGCAATTATGACAATAATAGCTTTTGGGACTTATTCAGATTATAAAGAATTTATATATTTCCAGTTTTAA
- a CDS encoding class I SAM-dependent methyltransferase — translation MKSKDAILETNVKQKEFYNTKNKNFVTWVWSRFRNGVLNRIKKSIGVQDQSYVLHKQWFGDLSSKKVLDLGCFSGNYWSIYLAENSKEYLGIDLSDIAIKKLNERIQHLPHARAEAIDFLSDDFTFDNFDLIYAYGVLHHFKDINILIDRLNEKLASEGEIISYDPLETSFPVKLVRTLYRPFQSDAAWEWPFTKKTFYQFQNSFDIIERRGILGKSKWIAMINVLPISEKKKKEIGQKWHNYDWSNSKTSDSVLFDCMHLTMLMKKKK, via the coding sequence ATGAAATCTAAAGATGCAATTTTAGAAACGAACGTAAAGCAAAAGGAATTTTACAATACTAAAAATAAAAATTTTGTTACTTGGGTATGGTCCAGATTTAGAAATGGAGTTTTAAATAGAATAAAAAAAAGTATTGGAGTTCAGGATCAATCGTATGTTTTGCATAAACAGTGGTTTGGAGATTTATCATCTAAAAAAGTGTTAGATCTGGGGTGTTTTTCTGGAAATTATTGGTCAATATACTTAGCAGAAAATTCAAAAGAATATTTAGGGATTGATTTAAGTGATATTGCAATCAAAAAATTAAACGAAAGGATTCAGCATTTACCTCACGCGAGAGCAGAGGCAATTGATTTTCTTTCGGATGATTTCACTTTTGATAATTTTGATTTAATTTATGCTTATGGAGTTTTACATCATTTTAAAGATATCAATATTTTAATAGATAGATTGAATGAAAAACTGGCTTCGGAAGGAGAAATTATAAGTTATGACCCGCTTGAAACAAGTTTTCCTGTAAAGTTAGTAAGGACACTATATAGGCCTTTTCAATCTGATGCTGCTTGGGAATGGCCATTTACGAAAAAAACTTTTTATCAGTTTCAAAATTCTTTTGATATAATTGAAAGAAGAGGCATTTTAGGGAAATCAAAATGGATAGCCATGATAAATGTATTACCAATTTCTGAAAAAAAAAAGAAAGAAATTGGGCAAAAATGGCACAATTATGACTGGAGCAATTCTAAAACATCAGATTCAGTTTTATTTGACTGTATGCATTTGACAATGTTGATGAAGAAAAAAAAATAA
- a CDS encoding O-antigen ligase family protein yields MKKEELYYIYLLLFHALLGVLLFVLPFVSKICTLTIFSFGIYYIVKTKNKNNEVLILSAYVVSIEVLLRMTDGIFFNEFGKYAILIFMFLGMIYSGFSKNALLYWMFLLLLIPSVILATLTLDFGTDIRKAIAFNLSGPVCLAFCSIYSYQRKMSFDRLMGVVTAFSLPLVAVAVYLFLYTPSVRAVVTGTQSNFETSGGFGPNQVSTILGLGVFIFFVQLVLNSKSRLIQLINGGFVLVFAFRGIVTFSRGGILTAVMMIFMFLTVLYFQANGKTKPKIGMIIILSFVAGLGVWGYSSLQTGGLINKRYANQDARGREKKSQLSGRETLIASEMQMFWENPILGVGVGRNKEIREKETGIVSASHNEITRMLAEHGSLGLIDLIILFCTPIFLFMFNRQNILALSFLVFWLLTINHAAMRLAAPAFVYALSLLKVYTVEKPAVYRE; encoded by the coding sequence ATGAAGAAAGAAGAATTGTATTATATATACTTATTGTTGTTTCATGCTTTGCTTGGAGTATTGTTATTTGTATTGCCTTTTGTTTCAAAAATATGTACATTAACGATATTTAGTTTTGGAATTTATTATATAGTTAAGACAAAAAACAAGAATAATGAAGTTCTTATTTTGTCTGCGTATGTAGTAAGCATTGAAGTGCTTTTAAGGATGACTGATGGAATTTTTTTTAATGAATTTGGTAAATATGCTATTCTTATTTTTATGTTTTTAGGAATGATTTATTCAGGATTCTCTAAAAATGCATTGTTGTATTGGATGTTTTTACTGTTATTGATTCCTAGCGTTATTTTGGCCACACTAACCTTGGATTTTGGAACGGATATCAGAAAGGCAATTGCATTTAATTTATCAGGACCTGTTTGTTTAGCATTTTGTTCAATATATTCTTATCAAAGGAAAATGTCATTTGACCGGTTAATGGGAGTAGTAACAGCATTTTCTTTACCTTTAGTTGCTGTTGCTGTTTATTTGTTTTTATATACACCAAGTGTAAGAGCTGTAGTAACAGGGACTCAATCCAATTTTGAAACTTCTGGCGGTTTTGGACCCAATCAAGTATCTACTATATTAGGATTAGGAGTTTTTATATTTTTTGTGCAGTTGGTTCTGAATTCTAAAAGCAGATTAATACAGCTAATTAATGGGGGATTTGTACTGGTTTTTGCATTTAGAGGGATTGTAACTTTTTCTAGGGGTGGGATATTGACGGCAGTAATGATGATTTTTATGTTTTTGACGGTATTGTATTTTCAGGCTAATGGAAAAACAAAACCTAAAATAGGTATGATAATTATACTGTCATTTGTTGCAGGATTGGGGGTTTGGGGATATAGTTCTCTGCAGACAGGGGGTTTGATTAACAAGCGGTATGCCAATCAGGACGCAAGAGGGCGTGAAAAGAAAAGCCAATTGTCTGGTAGAGAAACTCTCATTGCTTCGGAAATGCAGATGTTTTGGGAGAATCCTATTTTAGGAGTAGGTGTGGGGAGGAATAAAGAAATCAGAGAAAAAGAAACAGGAATTGTATCGGCTTCACACAACGAAATCACTAGAATGCTGGCAGAACATGGTTCTCTTGGATTGATTGATTTAATTATTTTATTCTGTACTCCTATATTTTTATTTATGTTTAATAGACAGAATATTTTGGCTTTGTCTTTTTTAGTTTTTTGGCTGTTAACAATTAATCATGCTGCTATGAGATTAGCAGCACCAGCTTTTGTTTATGCACTTTCATTATTAAAAGTTTATACTGTTGAAAAACCTGCTGTATATAGGGAATAA
- a CDS encoding glycosyltransferase family 4 protein yields the protein MKNLLYIGNKLSKHGVTPTTIETLGPLLEQEGFKLRYSSSQKNQVLRLFAMICSIFQYRKADYVLIDTYSTTNFWYAFVTSQLCRLLKIKYIPILHGGNLTVRLRKNPKISKMIFKHSFQNVAPSLFLLHEFKIKGYDNVIHIANAIELDKYPFLKREKASPNLLWVRSFAKIYNPIMAVEVFACLKQKYPEATLCMVGPEKDGSLLETKKRAEELNVEVLFTGKLSKQDWIDASKNYYVFINTTHFDNMPVSVIEAMSLGLAVVSTDVGGIPFLLENEKDSLLIPDKDVNKMTHAIVRLIQEPALFSKITSEARRESEQFEWQKVKQKWLTILK from the coding sequence TTGAAAAACCTGCTGTATATAGGGAATAAATTATCTAAGCATGGAGTTACTCCTACTACTATTGAAACTCTTGGTCCCCTTTTGGAGCAAGAAGGTTTTAAACTGCGATATAGTTCTTCTCAGAAAAATCAGGTATTACGATTATTTGCTATGATATGCAGTATATTTCAATATAGAAAAGCTGATTATGTCCTTATTGATACTTATAGCACAACTAATTTTTGGTATGCTTTTGTCACTTCTCAATTGTGTCGCCTGTTAAAAATTAAATACATTCCTATTTTGCACGGTGGGAACTTAACAGTCCGATTGAGAAAGAATCCTAAAATTAGTAAAATGATTTTCAAACATTCCTTTCAGAATGTTGCTCCCTCTCTTTTTTTGCTCCATGAATTCAAAATCAAAGGATATGATAATGTAATTCATATTGCAAATGCAATCGAACTGGATAAGTATCCATTTTTAAAACGAGAAAAAGCATCTCCTAATTTACTGTGGGTTCGCTCTTTTGCTAAAATATACAATCCTATAATGGCTGTTGAAGTGTTTGCTTGTTTGAAACAGAAATATCCAGAAGCTACACTCTGTATGGTTGGACCTGAAAAAGATGGCAGCTTGTTAGAAACAAAAAAAAGAGCCGAAGAACTTAATGTTGAAGTTCTTTTTACAGGCAAATTGTCTAAGCAAGATTGGATTGATGCTTCTAAAAATTATTATGTTTTTATAAATACAACCCATTTTGACAACATGCCTGTTAGCGTGATAGAAGCAATGTCCTTAGGTTTAGCCGTTGTTTCTACTGATGTTGGAGGTATACCATTTTTATTAGAAAACGAAAAAGACTCATTATTGATTCCGGATAAGGATGTTAATAAAATGACTCATGCTATAGTTAGATTAATTCAAGAACCGGCTTTATTTAGCAAAATTACCTCTGAAGCAAGAAGAGAATCAGAACAATTTGAATGGCAGAAGGTTAAGCAGAAATGGCTGACAATTTTAAAATAA